From the Huiozyma naganishii CBS 8797 chromosome 2, complete genome genome, one window contains:
- the KNAG0B02370 gene encoding uncharacterized protein (similar to Saccharomyces cerevisiae UBP13 (YBL067C) and UBP9 (YER098W); ancestral locus Anc_7.390): MLKRWLSASKTGKKKSEDSDGASRSNSNEVAADERLRPIVSLGTLSRSEASLNELGMMDGYSLEQSSPQRPAHFIDDDNINPTDQVSDSMTNFKFLNPKVAVGMPFGDGSNKIFGYENFGNTCYCNSILQCLFNLTEFRNSILQFPERAPDELHLRKTEMPGRKLRVFDGSFAYEGKGTTSQANANVECSTDKAGKSRLNSNDSGGNNAVHNMKPTCGTNNNDSNAINANSITNNTDIKSPSTSRKLISGLFKSSNKSSTDIAANPIVAERSMSTPVPLRMKKSVSPVIIGRDSPLDLTKLEVTKTNTSNRYKRVIVGRTLSEDLSASSANADGSWDADNDPALAKMDSDRETTNEQRKRNALLNGPLLNVDHCINGEDISNLYHGLKDIFESITENNALTGVVSPVNFIDILKRENILFNTMMHQDAHEFLNFLFNDLSDFTDNYNRKLADTRDVPNQLRSNFINDLFQGTQTSKVRCLTCDSVTSHDERFLDFPIELEDSKDAATDIQEQLREFCQTELLHGANKFYCNECCGLQEAQRVVGLKKLPRILALHLKRFKYSEAQNTNIKLFNKITYPLFLEVASKFDPSVSKKYELTGVVLHMGGGPQHGHYVSVCKTDNFGWLFFDDETVETLDEPQVLNFTGDTTTSTTAYVLFYKETDEGDDEFGKTVTHSSGVAPEAQFNVDALLKEDSYSRLRAARMSNEAVDDGEAEDTFEENNDDTVILATTSGRSVSSGKIGRKSRLFSFMSRN, translated from the coding sequence ATGCTAAAAAGATGGTTGAGCGCAAGCAAGACgggcaagaagaagtcgGAGGACTCGGACGGTGCATCGAGGTCTAATAGCAATGAAGTTGCTGCAGATGAGAGGCTGCGTCCTATAGTGAGTCTCGGTACGCTGAGCAGGTCAGAGGCGAGCTTAAACGAGCTGGGGATGATGGATGGTTACAGTTTGGAGCAATCGAGTCCGCAGAGGCCTGCACACttcatcgacgacgatAACATAAACCCTACAGATCAGGTAAGCGACAGTATGACAAATTTCAAGTTTCTGAATCCGAAAGTGGCTGTGGGGATGCCCTTTGGGGATGGTTCGAACAAGATATTCGGGTACGAGAACTTCGGTAACACTTGTTATTGTAACTCCATCTTGCAGTGCTTGTTCAATTTAACAGAATTTAGGAATAGTATATTGCAGTTCCCAGAGCGGGCACCTGACGAACTTCACCTTCGCAAGACTGAAATGCCGGGACGTAAATTGAGAGTCTTCGATGGCAGTTTTGCTTACGAGGGGAAGGGAACTACATCGCAGGCGAATGCTAACGTGGAGTGCAGTACCGACAAGGCTGGTAAAAGCAGACTGAATAGTAATGACAGTGGTGGTAACAACGCAGTACACAACATGAAGCCCACTTGTGGCACGAATAACAATGACAGCAATGCCATCAATGCTAACAGCATAACGAATAATACCGATATCAAGTCTCCTTCTACCAGCAGGAAATTGATATCCGGGCTGTTCAAAAGCAGTAATAAAAGTTCAACAGACATAGCTGCAAACCCAATAGTCGCTGAAAGATCGATGTCGACACCAGTGCCTCTTAGGATGAAAAAATCGGTGAGTCCAGTAATCATAGGTAGGGATAGCCCGTTGGATTTAACAAAACTGGAAGTGACCAAAACTAACACTTCAAATAGGTACAAACGAGTCATTGTGGGAAGGACGTTGTCGGAAGATCTGTCTGCGTCCTCCGCGAATGCAGATGGAAGTTGGGATGCAGATAATGACCCTGCACTGGCAAAAATGGATTCCGATAGAGAGACCACCAATGAGCAAAGGAAGAGGAATGCCTTGCTTAACGGACCGCTCCTCAACGTGGATCACTGTATCAATGGGGAAGACATATCAAACCTGTACCACGGTTTAAAAGACATATTTGAGTCTATCACAGAAAACAATGCACTTACAGGTGTGGTATCGCCCGTTAACTTCATTGACatattgaagagggaaaatATCTTATTTAATACAATGATGCATCAGGATGCACAcgagtttttgaatttccTGTTCAACGATCTGAGTGATTTCACAGACAATTACAATAGGAAACTCGCGGATACTCGCGATGTCCCCAACCAATTGCGATCCAATTTTATCAACGATTTATTCCAGGGGACGCAGACGAGTAAGGTGAGATGTTTGACCTGTGACTCTGTCACGTCGCATGATGAACGGTTTTTGGATTTCCCGATCGAACTGGAGGACAGCAAAGACGCTGCTACAGATATCCAGGAGCAGCTGCGAGAGTTTTGTCAGACTGAACTGCTTCACGGGGCCAACAAATTTTACTGTAACGAGTGTTGCGGGCTGCAAGAGGCGCAACGAGTCGTTGGGCTCAAGAAATTGCCCCGCATATTGGCACTGCATTTAAAGCGGTTTAAATATTCAGAAGCCCAAAACACCAACATTAAGCTATTCAACAAGATCACGTACCCGTTGTTTCTGGAAGTTGCGTCCAAATTTGACCCGTCCGTAAGCAAGAAGTACGAGTTGACGGGCGTGGTGCTGCATATGGGTGGTGGTCCACAGCACGGTCACTACGTCTCCGTTTGTAAAACGGACAACTTTGGCTGGCTATTCTTTGACGATGAAACCGTCGAGACGCTGGACGAGCCGCAGGTGCTTAACTTCACTGGGGACACgacaacttcaacgactGCATACGTTCTTTTCTACAAAGAGACCGACGAGGGAGACGATGAGTTTGGCAAAACGGTGACGCACAGTTCCGGCGTGGCCCCGGAGGCCCAATTCAACGTCGACGCGTTGCTTAAAGAGGACTCGTACAGTAGACTCCGGGCCGCGAGAATGTCCAACGAGGCCGTGGACGACGGCGAGGCGGAGGACACCTTCGAGGAGAACAACGACGACACTGTCATTTTAGCGACTACGAGTGGACGCTCTGTTTCCTCTGGCAAGATCGGGAGAAAGTCCAGattgttcagtttcatGAGCAGGAACTGA
- the SEF1 gene encoding Sef1p (similar to Saccharomyces cerevisiae SEF1 (YBL066C); ancestral locus Anc_7.389) yields MSTFSSPKGERYEMDNDNTGPKPKRQKLTDSVHSSMSPASQGVTTGNKPLQLATANHRPVTSCSHCRQHKIKCDANQSFPAPCSRCRKYQLHCEIDPQFKPQKGSQIHVMMKDIDDLKVKVESLLGNQVVLANSLKQSDAGQEILSKLQMLDPTSFRDSHKKMIIKNDPNDLESAKNIAPNEDQSTSTAERNSQSGKISVQTYLASEPNLLQTQRNLLQGASVGVRDSGNPASLPTLLNDSAPLNVSNEKLPVALKMALKTNYGPQPRAATREGTPLNLVEISNNEATLGHERVSPGPNTGKRPNIVTTTTTQPLPSPHEINLENIDEFVIGDVRIPIDQANELHSVFVRDYLPFLPIMFTNSATELYSQSQLLFWTVMLTACLSDSEPSLYVKLSSLIKQLAVETCWIRTPRSTHISQALLVLSMWPLPNQKVLDDCSYRFVNLAKSLSYQLGLHRGEFIWEFTRTQTSMPNAEKWRTRTWLGVYFAEICWASILGLPPTSQVDYLVETARSSEVETSEHNAAITESEETGVQPIKTKLPLRFKKMISLATYQLKLCNVMGSSVSSPDGLVEPKDRAGSLSILERELERLNKEQDYESDIAVHIYYLYVRLMVCCFAFLPGTPIEDQSHYVTEAYFCATKTVTLLNVLLETKSLISLPIYLRQSVSFAALILFKLQLNPLMINRYLNSTRQSIVTVHRLFRNQLTAWATGVENDISRTATMLEKLNMVLITHPEVFTEEVGIISRIRSHLTGSLFYDLVWCVHEARRRETDPNYKKVEGTDNDDETSQRNKIFPLPLYTHILREDFRTVTQTTPNGTTVTTLVPTENALEQSEESGKVHKNSDGTIAAINGIPLSMLDETGSVRFDNSLSNSDVSGFIDNTGGGVSTSKTKSNNGQPVWNSGPDFGNQPNIPGAKFSANAMKTQQNPEPIISPAVRRLGKSQSLFAPNTVANNRLVNRVGVSSSLSQPSPANNASNDVKNSAFNSLLGPMGTSFSNLNSLLGSKSHPSTPKASGSTITQNAKSKMDDDANHLNTFFQQQGLGWTEGNLNTDDLFGWFDNVNTQPEF; encoded by the coding sequence ATGAGCACATTCTCGTCGCCAAAAGGCGAAAGGTACGAAATGGACAATGACAACACAGGACCCAAGCCCAAACGACAAAAACTTACAGATTCGGTGCACTCTTCGATGAGTCCCGCATCACAAGGGGTAACCACAGGCAACAAACCGCTGCAACTGGCGACTGCAAACCATAGACCTGTGACGTCGTGTAGTCATTGCAGACAACATAAGATCAAATGCGACGCCAACCAGAGTTTCCCGGCGCCGTGCTCTAGGTGCCGAAAATATCAACTACATTGCGAGATCGATCCGCAGTTCAAACCGCAGAAGGGATCCCAGATCCACGTTATGATGAAGGACATAGACGACTTGAAGGTGAAAGTGGAATCCCTTTTGGGTAATCAAGTAGTGCTTGCTAATTCACTGAAACAGAGCGATGCTGGTCAAGAAATACTGTCAAAATTACAGATGTTGGATCCTACGAGTTTCCGAGATTCACATAAGAAAATGATCATCAAAAATGATCCTAACGATTTAGAGTCCGCCAAGAACATCGCACCCAATGAGGATCAAAGTACATCGACGGCTGAAAGGAACTCGCAGAGCGGGAAAATATCCGTCCAAACGTATCTGGCTAGCGAACCGAATTTGCTCCAAACGCAGAGAAATCTCTTACAGGGGGCGAGTGTAGGCGTACGAGATAGCGGAAACCCCGCATCTTTGCCGACCCTTCTCAACGATTCTGCTCCATTGAACGTTTCAAATGAAAAGCTACCAGTAGCACTGAAAATGGCACTGAAGACCAACTACGGTCCCCAACCTAGAGCTGCAACCCGTGAGGGTACACCGTTAAATCTCGTGGAGATTTCAAACAACGAGGCGACGCTTGGTCACGAGAGAGTTTCCCCTGGCCCAAATACAGGCAAACGCCCTAATATTGTAACCACTACCACAACACAGCCGCTGCCGTCGCCGCACGAAATTAACTTGGAGAACATTGATGAATTTGTTATTGGCGATGTGCGCATCCCTATAGACCAGGCCAATGAACTGCACTCGGTGTTTGTCAGGGACTACCTTCCATTTCTCCCCATCATGTTCACCAACTCAGCTACGGAATTATACTCACAGTCGCAGTTATTATTCTGGACAGTGATGCTAACAGCCTGTCTTTCAGATTCAGAACCATCCCTCTACGTAAAGCTGAGTTCGTTGATTAAGCAGCTGGCGGTGGAGACGTGTTGGATTCGGACACCTAGATCGACACATATATCGCAAGCGTTGCTTGTCTTGAGCATGTGGCCACTTCCCAACCAGAAGGTGTTGGATGACTGCTCCTACAGATTTGTCAATCTCGCGAAATCGCTCTCGTATCAGCTGGGTCTTCATAGAGGGGAATTTATTTGGGAATTCACCAGGACACAGACTTCCATGCCCAATGCAGAAAAATGGAGAACGCGGACATGGCTCGGTGTGTACTTCGCCGAGATATGTTGGGCTAGCATTCTGGGACTACCACCGACATCCCAGGTTGACTACTTGGTAGAGACTGCAAGGTCGAGCGAAGTTGAGACCTCTGAACATAATGCAGCCATCACGGAAAGCGAAGAGACAGGTGTTCAACCCATAAAAACTAAACTTCCATTGaggttcaaaaaaatgatcTCTTTAGCCACTTACCAGTTGAAACTCTGTAATGTGATGGGTTCCAGTGTCAGTAGTCCTGATGGTCTGGTAGAGCCCAAGGATCGTGCGGGGTCGTTATCTATCCTAGAAAGGGAGTTAGAGAGATTGAATAAAGAACAAGATTACGAAAGCGACATAGCGGTCCATATTTACTACCTCTACGTCAGGTTAATGGTATGCTGTTTTGCATTTTTGCCAGGCACTCCGATTGAGGACCAATCGCACTATGTCACCGAGGCGTACTTTTGTGCGACTAAAACTGTAACACTACTGAATGTTCTTTTGGAGACTAAATCGTTGATCTCTTTACCCATTTATCTCCGCCAAAGTGTATCCTTCGCGGCACTCATCTTATTCAAGTTACAGCTGAACCCGTTGATGATAAACAGATACTTGAACTCAACAAGACAGTCTATAGTAACAGTGCACAGGTTGTTCAGAAACCAACTGACTGCTTGGGCAACGGGTGTCGAAAACGATATCTCCAGGACGGCTACCATGTtagagaagttgaacatgGTTTTGATCACTCACCCCGAAGTCTTTACAGAGGAGGTTGGTATAATTTCGAGAATCAGGTCGCATCTGACAGGATCTCTGTTTTATGACCTTGTGTGGTGCGTACATGAGGCAAGGCGAAGAGAAACGGACCCGAACTACAAGAAAGTTGAGGGAACGgataatgatgatgaaaCGTCCCAACGTAATAAGATTTTCCCGCTGCCCCTGTATACCCATATTTTAAGGGAGGACTTCCGCACTGTGACGCAAACCACGCCCAACGGTACCACGGTGACCACATTAGTGCCGACTGAAAATGCTTTAGAGCAATCTGAGGAGAGCGGCAAAGTTCACAAGAACTCAGACGGGACAATAGCCGCTATCAATGGTATCCCGTTGTCCATGTTGGATGAGACCGGGAGTGTGAGATTTGACAATTCGCTATCCAATTCTGATGTAAGTGGGTTCATAGACAATACTGGTGGTGGAGTGTCCACGTCGAAgacaaaatcaaacaaCGGCCAGCCAGTTTGGAACTCTGGGCCTGATTTTGGTAATCAACCAAACATTCCTGGTGCGAAGTTCAGTGCCAATGCGATGAAGACTCAGCAGAATCCGGAACCCATCATATCGCCTGCAGTGAGACGGCTAGGTAAGTCGCAGTCCCTATTTGCACCGAACACTGTGGCCAATAACCGGCTGGTAAATAGGGTGGGGGTATCATCCTCGTTATCGCAGCCTTCGCCCGCTAACAACGCATCCAACGACGTCAAGAACAGTGctttcaactctttgttgGGGCCCATGGGAACAAGTTTTTCCAATCTGAATAGCCTTCTCGGGAGTAAATCGCACCCTTCGACGCCAAAGGCCTCAGGATCTACGATTACACAGAACGCAAAGTCGAAAATGGACGACGATGCTAACCATTTGAACACAttctttcaacaacaaggTCTTGGGTGGACTGAAGGTAACTTGAACACGGATGATTTATTCGGCTGGTTCGACAACGTGAACACACAACCAGAATTTTAA
- the SKT5 gene encoding Skt5p (similar to Saccharomyces cerevisiae SKT5 (YBL061C) and SHC1 (YER096W); ancestral locus Anc_7.386): MVLPCDAKHLPHILILIVKAVKRSTSGYEVWGGDSAGSVHPFWSLPFALILILVPMHPYRAGLGASKSEPYVVRGGNEAEDDDSGAPEFLSDVNGAEFDDLEPSAYKFPRERTIVSLQSSNLSSAAVPEGKTSFSSEDIAGGLRGRTSHEQSPDAGPQERPYLESQSSGSAAQLSRNRRDRTKTKSVDLSHLYLCNNSCDTQLTSTNEAVADISHQLITQYLGEANTSSLVPRLKTIEMYRENVKKSKDPMILFEFAQYMLQTALTMGSFDTDDEKNSEEAGLKKQFLKEAQHYLKKLSLKGYSDAQYLLADVYASGVLGKVNHKESFKLFQAAAKHGHIESAYRTSHCYEEGIGTIRDARKALNFLKFAASRNHPSAMFKLGLYSFYGRMGLSEDVMTKQNGIKWLSRAAARANDLTNAAPFELAKIYEAGFIDIVIPDQKYAMELYIQAATLGNVDSMTILGQTYETGNSVVPQDVGLSIHYYTQAALKGDPVAMLGLCAWYLLGAEPVLEKDIFEAFQWAQKAAIIGYPKAQFTLGYFYENGKGCEPDSGMSRKWYEKAAMNNYERAKDKLNSLRFAENPDTASGDQENTTIKKHNKNRFSVTTLNLFGKNKFETLEDNSNYETGESQNTHAAFEDSAGYDTSHESPHHSRSSINHMSSGAEDSLGSDEPDSVVERPMDASNTGGSVPQVSQSSPKLADKDDYIIGAATGTSVTNAPGPSRAPTNSFKFSSSADPPDYLKQRKVKTKRKDGPAKAGGKTKKNCVIM; this comes from the coding sequence ATGGTCTTGCCGTGCGATGCCAAACATTTACCGCATATTCTAATTTTAATAGTTAAAGCTGTTAAAAGAAGCACAAGTGGGTACGAGGTGTGGGGAGGAGACTCTGCTGGAAGTGTCCACCCGTTCTGGTCACTGCCGTTTGCTCTAATTTTAATACTCGTACCCATGCATCCCTACAGGGCTGGTTTAGGCGCTTCCAAGTCTGAACCGTACGTGGTCAGGGGCGGCAACGAAGCGGAAGACGATGATAGTGGTGCTCCAGAATTCCTGAGCGATGTTAACGGGGCAGAGTTTGACGACCTCGAACCGTCAGCGTACAAATTCCCACGGGAGAGAACGATTGTGTCCCTGCAGAGCTCCAATCTCAGCAGTGCTGCGGTTCCCGAGGGTAAAACCAGTTTTAGCAGTGAGGACATAGCAGGTGGATTGCGGGGACGTACCAGCCACGAGCAGTCGCCTGATGCGGGTCCACAGGAAAGGCCATACTTGGAGTCACAGTCCTCTGGGTCCGCCGCTCAATTATCAAGGAATAGAAGAGACAGGACCAAAACGAAATCTGTGGATCTCTCACACCTGTATCTGTGCAACAATAGTTGTGACACACAGCTGACCTCCACCAACGAGGCTGTGGCAGATATATCCCATCAATTGATTACACAGTACTTGGGGGAAGCAAACACCTCATCGTTGGTCCCGCGACTGAAGACGATAGAGATGTACAGGGAAAACGTGAAGAAGTCAAAGGACCCGATGATCCTGTTTGAGTTTGCACAGTACATGCTGCAGACAGCATTGACGATGGGCTCATTTGACACCGATGATGAGAAGAATTCGGAGGAAGCagggttgaagaagcagtttttgaaagaggCACAAcactacttgaagaagttgagTTTGAAGGGTTATTCGGATGCCCAGTACTTACTTGCGGACGTTTACGCATCAGGAGTATTGGGGAAAGTCAATCACAAGGAAtctttcaaacttttccaAGCTGCTGCAAAGCACGGTCACATAGAAAGCGCTTATAGAACTTCACATTGCTATGAGGAAGGTATTGGTACGATAAGAGACGCCAGAAAGGCGctcaactttttgaaatttgcTGCATCGAGAAACCACCCATCCGCTATGTTTAAGCTGGGGTTGTATTCATTTTACGGCAGGATGGGGCTCTCTGAAGACGTAATGACGAAACAGAACGGTATCAAATGGTTATCGAGAGCAGCCGCCAGAGCAAACGATCTAACTAACGCAGCACCGTTTGAGTTAGCCAAGATTTACGAAGCAGGGTTTATTGATATTGTCATCCCAGACCAAAAGTACGCCATGGAGTTGTACATCCAGGCGGCTACCCTCGGTAACGTCGATTCGATGACCATTCTGGGCCAAACGTACGAGACTGGGAACTCTGTCGTTCCTCAAGACGTTGGGCTCTCTATCCATTACTATACACAAGCTGCATTGAAGGGTGACCCTGTTGCTATGTTGGGGTTATGCGCGTGGTACCTTCTAGGTGCAGAGCCTGTCCTTGAAAAGGATATATTTGAGGCCTTTCAATGGGCTCAGAAGGCCGCCATCATTGGCTATCCGAAGGCGCAGTTCACACTAGGTTATTTCTACGAGAATGGGAAAGGATGTGAACCTGACAGTGGCATGTCCAGGAAATGGTATGAGAAGGCGGCCATGAATAACTATGAAAGAGCAAAGGATAAACTTAACTCGTTGCGGTTTGCAGAAAATCCAGATACAGCATCAGGTGATCAAGAGAACACTACTATCAAGaaacacaacaagaacaggtTTAGTGTGACCACGCTAAATCTGTTCGGTAAgaacaagtttgaaacCCTTGAAGACAATTCCAACTACGAAACGGGTGAATCGCAGAATACGCATGCAGCGTTTGAGGATTCGGCTGGCTATGACACTTCACACGAGTCCCCACATCATTCTCGATCGTCAATAAATCACATGTCGTCTGGCGCTGAAGACTCATTGGGTAGTGATGAACCAGATTCGGTGGTTGAACGTCCTATGGATGCAAGCAACACTGGGGGATCTGTCCCACAAGTCTCCCAATCGTCCCCCAAACTGGCTGATAAAGACGACTATATAATTGGTGCTGCCACAGGAACAAGTGTCACAAATGCCCCCGGACCATCTCGAGCACCCACCAATTCGTTTAAGTTCTCCAGTTCAGCAGATCCTCCTGATTatttgaaacagagaaaaGTCAAGACCAAACGGAAAGACGGACCAGCTAAAGCAGGAGGgaagacaaagaaaaaCTGTGTCATTATGTAA
- the YEL1 gene encoding Arf family guanine nucleotide exchange factor YEL1 (similar to Saccharomyces cerevisiae YBL060W; ancestral locus Anc_7.384), which translates to MNVDRFEATGRRGETLTSGVAPAEDVVPLRSAGRGAIMESPKMTNISHFARRQPSLAESETSDDFAGGDYWSDSRNSLLTAMEILDGSFAQVSYKEYANYLGHKDNFSVLTRFIDLLKPFPVSLLSLLVKLSSSVYLIAESQNIDKILEELSRQWVMEHPGTVWKLNYKLCHIVLFSLLILNSDLHNEETKSAHTRFSQESFVRNTLSALELELGKSELVLSDIQSALTHELASYYEALKHSPLPVFRGRPNASLSPTSTVTSPNIGRSINQSRTEDGSSLSRTHSMARSYYSMSSLNTTIRDRRQTATWKSHNGVDLPRLYLREPFDEEQISWRNPLWCMNFVVRINEGGYRQLRKFEGGASAYSRDSVGTAASSSSSISYKSSKRSSIFRWLKRPLLQKKSKSLFETSRTSMSFLERDSQWTRVRVCIQEGRVFILRGRESDEFTGDVESLKKLSDTTYFVYSLFEAQAQLIQEQVVIGGRTRVGDTPYNFNLLFPETAGGGQLVLQFQADDADTATNYVDCINFWAGRLSSVPTTQFDIVSNEEYGWSHGVLAQGDSSSPTPHISRWRPLLTIDAFQDDVDYIPEPLPLQERLREISEFIGLLSKAIDEHNAVKPRLIDRWGPSSGAASDNSTFELVMDNWNSRYLYLHGQYEKREVYYKALSRAAAILST; encoded by the coding sequence ATGAATGTGGACCGGTTTGAAGCCACTGGCCGTCGGGGGGAGACCCTGACGAGTGGGGTGGCCCCCGCAGAAGATGTGGTTCCGCTACGCTCTGCGGGTAGAGGTGCCATTATGGAGTCCCCGAAGATGACCAATATCAGCCACTTTGCGAGACGCCAACCGTCCCTGGCTGAGAGCGAGACGTCAGATGACTTTGCGGGTGGCGACTACTGGTCGGACAGCAGGAACAGTCTTCTCACGGCGATGGAGATATTGGATGGATCGTTTGCGCAGGTGTCTTACAAGGAGTATGCGAATTACCTTGGGCACAAGGACAACTTCTCTGTGCTGACGCGGTTCATCGACTTGCTGAAGCCGTTCCCCGTATCATTACTGTCCCTGCTGGTCAAGTTATCGAGCAGTGTCTATCTGATAGCCGAATCTCAGAACATCGACAAGATTCTGGAGGAGCTCAGCAGGCAGTGGGTGATGGAGCACCCTGGCACTGTATGGAAGCTGAACTACAAGTTGTGTCACATCGTGCTGTTCTCATTGCTGATACTGAATTCCGACTTGCACAATGAGGAGACGAAGTCCGCGCATACAAGGTTCTCGCAGGAGTCCTTCGTGCGGAATACACTCTCCGCTCTCGAGTTGGAGTTGGGGAAGTCTGAATTGGTACTGTCTGATATCCAGTCTGCATTGACGCACGAGCTCGCGTCGTACTACGAGGCGTTGAAACATAGTCCCCTGCCCGTGTTTAGAGGGCGACCCAATGCATCGTTATCGCCTACAAGCACCGTGACATCCCCGAATATAGGCCGTTCGATTAACCAATCGCGAACTGAGGACGGTTCCTCGCTGAGCAGGACGCACTCGATGGCCCGATCGTACTACTCAATGTCGTCCTTGAACACGACAATAAGGGACCGGCGGCAAACTGCAACCTGGAAGTCGCACAACGGGGTCGATCTACCGCGGCTTTACCTACGGGAACCTTTTGACGAGGAGCAGATCTCTTGGAGGAACCCGTTGTGGTGTATGAACTTTGTCGTGCGGATCAACGAGGGCGGGTACCGTCAGTTGAGGAAGTTCGAAGGTGGGGCAAGTGCATACTCTAGGGATTCCGTCGGGACCGCTGCGTCGAGTTCCTCGAGCATCTCGTACAAGAGTTCGAAACGGTCGAGCATATTCCGCTGGTTGAAGAGGCCACTGTTACAGAAGAAGTCGAAGTCGCTGTTTGAGACGTCGCGGACGAGCATGTCGTTTCTCGAACGTGATTCGCAATGGACTCGCGTGCGCGTGTGTATCCAGGAGGGCCGCGTGTTTATCCTCCGCGGGCGCGAATCAGATGAGTTCACGGGCGACGTCGAGTCCCTGAAGAAACTCTCTGACACAACATACTTCGTGTACAGTCTGTTTGAGGcacaagcacaactgatCCAGGAACAAGTGGTGATAGGGGGACGCACGCGAGTCGGCGACACTCCGTACAATTTCAATCTGCTATTCCCGGAGACTGCTGGTGGAGGGCAACTAGTGTTGCAATTCCAAGCGGACGACGCTGACACGGCCACGAACTACGTGGACTGCATAAACTTTTGGGCTGGCCGGCTCAGCTCCGTACCGACCACACAGTTCGATATAGTGTCGAATGAGGAGTACGGGTGGAGTCACGGGGTCCTTGCACAAGGTGATTCGTCAAGCCCCACCCCGCACATCTCGCGGTGGCGCCCTCTGCTGACGATCGACGCGTTTCAAGACGACGTGGATTATATCCCTGAACCATTGCCCTTACAAGAGCGTCTGCGAGAGATCAGCGAGTTCATAGGGCTACTGAGCAAAGCGATCGACGAGCACAACGCAGTGAAGCCGCGGCTGATCGACCGTTGGGGTCCCTCCTCGGGTGCCGCTTCGGACAACTCCACGTTCGAACTTGTCATGGACAACTGGAACAGCAGGTACTTGTACCTGCACGGCCAGTACGAGAAGCGAGAGGTTTACTACAAAGCGCTATCGCGGGCCGCTGCAATACTATCTACATGA
- the CMC2 gene encoding Cmc2p (similar to Saccharomyces cerevisiae YBL059C-A; ancestral locus Anc_7.382), whose protein sequence is MHPQLEAERFISCKEFIDALDKCHHQEFYKRMFGVCNNEKDALSKCLKEASFQTKKAALAKSRSKRDSLEKKWRILEDEEAGDDKVVRILLQREIAKREGSTNSNNKPSEK, encoded by the exons ATGCATCCACAGTTAGAAGCGGAACGGTTTATAT CGTGCAAGGAGTTTATTGATGCACTGGATAAGTGCCACCACCAGGAGTTCTACAAGAGGATGTTCGGGGTGTGCAACAACGAGAAGGACGCGCTGAGTAAGTGTCTCAAGGAGGCCAGTTTCCAGACGAAGAAGGCAGCGCTCGCGAAGAGCCGCTCCAAGAGGGACTCCCTCGAGAAGAAGTGGCGCATACTCGAAGACGAGGAGGCCGGGGATGACAAAGTCGTCAGGATCCTCCTCCAGAGAGAGATCGCCAAGAGGGAGGGCAgcaccaacagcaataaCAAACCCTCGGAGAAGTAG
- the IAI11 gene encoding Iai11p (similar to Saccharomyces cerevisiae YBL059W and YER093C-A; ancestral locus Anc_7.381), translating into MSSTADHSTTTSIPVSEYRERRRRQMLKFFGATAMTLLSMRWTMRLLSRAGSQSGAATALQRFQSNYYYRGATTARSPTQARESLGPPLAATLGSTLGVLTMGITGYAWCHDMESPRRLHSVHD; encoded by the coding sequence ATGTCCAGCACTGCAGACCACTCTACGACCACCTCCATCCCCGTGTCCGAATACCGCGAACGGCGACGGCGCCAGATGCTCAAGTTCTTCGGTGCCACTGCCATGACGTTGCTCTCAATGCGGTGGACCATGCGGTTGCTGTCGCGGGCGGGCTCACAGAGTGGGGCAGCGACGGCTTTGCAACGGTTCCAGTCGAACTATTACTACAGGGGTGCCACTACAGCGCGGTCGCCAACACAGGCGCGGGAATCCCTTGGACCGCCACTCGCTGCGACTCTTGGGTCGACTCTCGGTGTTCTAACGATGGGTATTACGGGCTACGCGTGGTGCCACGACATGGAGTCCCCTCGGAGACTGCACAGTGTCCACGACTAG